The Trichomycterus rosablanca isolate fTriRos1 chromosome 15, fTriRos1.hap1, whole genome shotgun sequence genome contains a region encoding:
- the LOC134328923 gene encoding histone H3, whose product MARTKQTARKSTGGKAPRKQLATKAARKSAPATGGVKKPHRYRPGTVALREIRRYQKSTELLIRKLPFQRLVREIAQDFKTDLRFQSSAVMALQEASEAYLVGLFEDTNLCAIHAKRVTIMPKDIQLARRIRGERA is encoded by the coding sequence ATGGCAAGAACCAAGCAGACCGCTCGTAAATCCACCGGTGGTAAGGCGCCGAGGAAGCAGCTCGCCACTAAGGCTGCCCGCAAGAGCGCCCCGGCTACTGGCGGTGTGAAGAAACCTCACCGTTACAGGCCAGGTACCGTGGCTCTGCGTGAAATCCGCCGTTATCAGAAGTCCACCGAGCTGCTCATCCGCAAGCTGCCCTTCCAGCGCCTGGTTAGAGAGATCGCTCAGGACTTTAAGACCGATCTGCGCTTCCAGAGTTCTGCCGTCATGGCTCTGCAGGAGGCCAGTGAGGCTTACCTGGTCGGCCTGTTCGAGGACACCAACCTGTGCGCCATCCATGCCAAGAGAGTGACCATCATGCCTAAGGACATCCAGCTGGCCCGCCGTATTCGCGGAGAGCGTGCTTAA